From the genome of Bubalus bubalis isolate 160015118507 breed Murrah chromosome 2, NDDB_SH_1, whole genome shotgun sequence, one region includes:
- the LOC102394631 gene encoding HLA class II histocompatibility antigen, DO alpha chain isoform X1, with protein sequence MVLRGRLVLGLHTLMTLLSLQEVGAIKADHMGSYGPAFYQSYDGAGQFTYDFDGEQLFSVDLKKREAVWRLPEFGNFAYFDPQSGLVSIAMIKAHLEDLVERSNGTRAPNVSPRAAVLPKSRVQLGEPNVLICIVDNIFPPVINITWLRNGHPVTQGVTQSSFYAQPDHSFRKFHYLTFVPLADDFYDCKVEHWGLDQPLFQHWGDGPSERSKCETPFSFLASFLRPLPSQCDSTNFIMLTLNGINPCPIGLLLFGPHTHGRDL encoded by the exons ATGGTCCTCAGGGGGAGGCTGGTCCTGGGACTGCACACCTTGATGACCCTCCTGAGCCTCCAGGAAGTTGGGGCCATCAAGG CTGACCACATGGGCTCCTATGGACCAGCCTTCTACCAGTCCTATGATGGTGCAGGTCAGTTCACGTATGATTTTGATGGAGAACAGCTGTTCTCTGTGGATCTGAAGAAGAGGGAGGCTGTGTGGCGTCTGCCTGAATTTGGCAACTTCGCCTACTTTGACCCGCAGAGCGGGCTGGTCAGTATCGCAATGATCAAAGCGCATCTGGAGGACTTGGTGGAGCGCTCCAACGGCACCAGAGCCCCCAACG TGTCCCCCAGAGCGGCCGTGCTGCCCAAGTCTCGCGTGCAGCTGGGCGAGCCCAACGTCCTCATCTGCATCGTGGACAACATCTTCCCCCCAGTCATCAACATCACCTGGCTGCGCAACGGCCATCCTGTCACCCAGGGCGTGACCCAGAGCAGCTTCTACGCCCAGCCTGACCACTCATTCCGGAAGTTCCACTACTTGACCTTTGTGCCCTTGGCGGACGACTTCTATGACTGCAAGGTGGAGCACTGGGGCCTGGACCAGCCGCTCTTTCAGCACTGGG GTGATGGCCCTTCTGAGAGAAGCAAGTGTGAGACGCCATTCAGCTTCCTGGCAAGTTTCTTACGGCCCTTGCCTTCTCAGTGTGACTCCACCAATTTCATCATGCTGACTTTGAATGGGATCAACCCTTGTCCTATAGGTCTCCTCCTTTTTGGCCCCCATACTCATGGCAGGGACTTGTAG
- the LOC102394631 gene encoding HLA class II histocompatibility antigen, DO alpha chain isoform X3: MVLRGRLVLGLHTLMTLLSLQEVGAIKADHMGSYGPAFYQSYDGAGQFTYDFDGEQLFSVDLKKREAVWRLPEFGNFAYFDPQSGLVSIAMIKAHLEDLVERSNGTRAPNVINITWLRNGHPVTQGVTQSSFYAQPDHSFRKFHYLTFVPLADDFYDCKVEHWGLDQPLFQHWGDGPSERSKCETPFSFLASFLRPLPSQCDSTNFIMLTLNGINPCPIGLLLFGPHTHGRDL, encoded by the exons ATGGTCCTCAGGGGGAGGCTGGTCCTGGGACTGCACACCTTGATGACCCTCCTGAGCCTCCAGGAAGTTGGGGCCATCAAGG CTGACCACATGGGCTCCTATGGACCAGCCTTCTACCAGTCCTATGATGGTGCAGGTCAGTTCACGTATGATTTTGATGGAGAACAGCTGTTCTCTGTGGATCTGAAGAAGAGGGAGGCTGTGTGGCGTCTGCCTGAATTTGGCAACTTCGCCTACTTTGACCCGCAGAGCGGGCTGGTCAGTATCGCAATGATCAAAGCGCATCTGGAGGACTTGGTGGAGCGCTCCAACGGCACCAGAGCCCCCAACG TCATCAACATCACCTGGCTGCGCAACGGCCATCCTGTCACCCAGGGCGTGACCCAGAGCAGCTTCTACGCCCAGCCTGACCACTCATTCCGGAAGTTCCACTACTTGACCTTTGTGCCCTTGGCGGACGACTTCTATGACTGCAAGGTGGAGCACTGGGGCCTGGACCAGCCGCTCTTTCAGCACTGGG GTGATGGCCCTTCTGAGAGAAGCAAGTGTGAGACGCCATTCAGCTTCCTGGCAAGTTTCTTACGGCCCTTGCCTTCTCAGTGTGACTCCACCAATTTCATCATGCTGACTTTGAATGGGATCAACCCTTGTCCTATAGGTCTCCTCCTTTTTGGCCCCCATACTCATGGCAGGGACTTGTAG
- the LOC102394631 gene encoding HLA class II histocompatibility antigen, DO alpha chain isoform X2 gives MVLRGRLVLGLHTLMTLLSLQEVGAIKADHMGSYGPAFYQSYDGAGQFTYDFDGEQLFSVDLKKREAVWRLPEFGNFAYFDPQSGLVSIAMIKAHLEDLVERSNGTRAPNVSPRAAVLPKSRVQLGEPNVLICIVDNIFPPVINITWLRNGHPVTQGVTQSSFYAQPDHSFRKFHYLTFVPLADDFYDCKVEHWGLDQPLFQHWEPQVPTALPDTTGTLVCALGLVLGLGGFLGGITLIITGTCLSSTPR, from the exons ATGGTCCTCAGGGGGAGGCTGGTCCTGGGACTGCACACCTTGATGACCCTCCTGAGCCTCCAGGAAGTTGGGGCCATCAAGG CTGACCACATGGGCTCCTATGGACCAGCCTTCTACCAGTCCTATGATGGTGCAGGTCAGTTCACGTATGATTTTGATGGAGAACAGCTGTTCTCTGTGGATCTGAAGAAGAGGGAGGCTGTGTGGCGTCTGCCTGAATTTGGCAACTTCGCCTACTTTGACCCGCAGAGCGGGCTGGTCAGTATCGCAATGATCAAAGCGCATCTGGAGGACTTGGTGGAGCGCTCCAACGGCACCAGAGCCCCCAACG TGTCCCCCAGAGCGGCCGTGCTGCCCAAGTCTCGCGTGCAGCTGGGCGAGCCCAACGTCCTCATCTGCATCGTGGACAACATCTTCCCCCCAGTCATCAACATCACCTGGCTGCGCAACGGCCATCCTGTCACCCAGGGCGTGACCCAGAGCAGCTTCTACGCCCAGCCTGACCACTCATTCCGGAAGTTCCACTACTTGACCTTTGTGCCCTTGGCGGACGACTTCTATGACTGCAAGGTGGAGCACTGGGGCCTGGACCAGCCGCTCTTTCAGCACTGGG aGCCCCAGGTGCCTACCGCGCTGCCTGACACCACAGGGACTCTGGTCTGTGCCCTCGGCCTGGTCCTTGGCTTAGGGGGCTTCCTCGGGGGCATCACCCTCATCATTACGGGCACATGCCTGTCCAGCACCCCCAG GTGA